GTGTGTGCTttctgatttctttttaatattatgtaTAACATGTTTTCAAACTATCATCTTTCACTGGTGATGTTGTAATCAAGTCCAAGTATTTATATAGCttctaaacaaaaacaaatccaaCCACAAAGTTGAATAATTAGTGAATTTAATACCTTGTAAAAGATCTGTGGCTAGTTATCAATATTATTTGGCTGAGCTATGATTTTTTATGACAGAGGTTGGccatttaataattaaaatctagTTTAAGTTCGTATGATTTGTTTAAAGATATATAACATAAGTGAAAAGAACTCATATCGGCATTAAGCCCACAAGAGCCTAGAACAATTGATATCTTTACTAAGGAGTTTTGACTTAAATCAACACGCTCCATTTGtactaaaaaggaaaaaaaagagagagaaaaagttgATAGTGATATTATTACTTatgaggagaaaagggaaaaagaacaTGAGAAAGATAGAGAAATCCTAGTTTCTATCGTCGTCAAACAATGCCTCTTCACAGAAAAACATAGACACACAATGGACAGAATACTCAGACCTTTTTATTGCAACATAAGAGATCGTGTCGTTAGAACAAAATCTCTTGGAAGTGGTCTCTACAGAAATTCCCGcccaaattcaaacaaattgaCTAACCTGTTCTAAATAACTTGTTTAGCAGCGGCAATAACAGCTTCCACGGTTATACCGAACTCTTTGTAAATTTTCCCTGCTGGAGCACTTGCTCCGAAGCGGTCAATGCCGATTGCTTTGCCTTTGCTTCCGACGATCTTCTCCCACCCAAATGTTGTTCCAGCCTCAATACTCACTCTGGCAGAAACAGCAGCAGGCAAAACACTTTCCTTATATGCATCTGATTGCTCGTTGAAGAGCTCCCAGGAGACGAAGGAAACAAGTCGAACAGCCTTTCCTTCCTTTCTTAGTTCTTCTGCTGCTTTGGCAGCAATTTCAAGTTCGGAACCGGTTCCAATCAAGATAACATCAGGCTTGTTGCCTGAGGAATTGTCTGAGAGAATGTATCCACCCTTTTCGACTCCCTCAATAGAAGTTCCAGGGAGATTTGGCAACTTTTGGCGAGAAAGGGCAAGAATGGAAGGTCTCTTTTGGTTAAGTACTGCAACTTTATATGCCCCTGCAGTCTCATTACCATCAGCTGGTCGGAGCATCAATATGTTCGGCATAGCCCTAAAGCTTGCCAGATGTTCAATTGGCTGATGGGTCGGCCCATCTTCACCAAGACCGATTGAGTCATGAGTCATGACATAGATTACACCAGCTTGACTTAAGGCAGATATCCTAATGGCAGCTCTCATGTAGTCTGTAAAAACAAAGAACGTAGCACAATAAGGAATGAGTCCAGGACTGTGAAGGGCAATTCCATTGCAGATGGCTCCCATCCCGTGCTCTCTAACACCAAATCGAAGATTACGCTCTTCAGGAGTGTCCTTTTGGAAGTTTCCGAATGATTTAAGCAGGGTCATGTTTGATGAAGCAAGGTCAGCACTGCCACCAAGGAAACCAGGAAGAACCTTTGCAAGGGCATTAAGGTTTTGTTGGGACAGATTTCTAGTGGCATCCGCTGGGCTCTCCGGGGTGTATGTCTGCAAATGCAACGAAAATGCTCAGTCTTTTGGCAATAACAACGTACAATGTAGTTgtcatgaagaaaaaagtgaaatctAATCACGTGTTATAATTGTCAGTTCGATGAGTTTTGCATTTAAAGTGTTGTAAACAGCCATGTCTGGGGTGGGGTACTCACTGGCAATGCTTTTTCCCAACCAGCAGGTAGTTCGCCACTAATAATACCCTTCAGTTCAGCAGCTTCCTCTGCATATTTCTTCTCGTATTCGGCAAACTTAGCGTTCCATTCGGCTTCAAGAGCAGCTCCTTGAGGGGTGTGACGACTCCAGTGCCTTTGGGACAAAACAAGTGTAGATAAATAAGGAATCAACTCctttaaactaaactaaactataaaaaaaaactatttagaaaaaatttgaCAGCCAATTTATCTTCTGTATCCATACTTCTTAACATCTTCGGGCACATGGAAAGGCTCGTATGGCCATCCAAGGTTCTGTCTTGTGGCATCAACTTCCTTCGCACCCAGTGCACTACCATGTACGCTGTAGGAATTTGCCTTGTTTGGAGATCCGTAACCAATAGTTGTTGTCACCTACaacattttaaagttaaaactCAGCACACCCAAGTCACCGAGAATAACCACTGCTTCGTAAAGCTTAGTTCAGATTCACTTCCGTAAATATAAAGAACAACTTTCCCTTAAACTCCTTAATACTACATATGATACaacttaaattttactttcataCGATTTGAAACTAAGAACAATACTAAAGAACTAGGCAAGAAAACAGGAGCTCTGAGCATCAAAAGTTCTAAAGAGATTGCATACCTTGATCAAAGTGGGTTTGTCTTTTACAGCTTTCGCTTCCCTAATGGCAGCACGAATCTCATCATAACcattatttccatttttcaccCAGATGACATGCCACCCTAAAGCCTCGAATCGTTTGTCAACATTCTCGGTGAATGCAATCTCTGTGTGACCATCAATTGAGATGTGGTTGTCATCGTAGAAAGCAATTAGCTTGCCTAGTCCCCAGTGCCCAGCAAGCGAACAAGCTTCATTGGCAATTCCCTCCATTTGGCACCCATCTCCCAGTATAACATACCTGTTGATTGAACGAAATGAGCAAGAAAAGGATAGAACATCATTAAGAAGCGTTCTTTATAGTGAATCAAATAAGTTCACTGTTTTGTGTCACATATCCATACGTGTAATGGTCTACGATTTCGTTATCTGGCTTGTTGAAACGAGCGGCTAAATGCTTCTCAGCAAGTGCCAAACCAACAGCGTTTGCAACACCCTGTCCAAGAGGACCTTCACAATACAAAACAATTGACAATCAAACAAAAGCAACAATAATCTCCAAAACCTTAAATACTAAAACCtcaatagaaaaatctaaCCAGTTGTTACTTCAATTCCAGGTGTCTCGAAGTTCTCGGGATGCCCAGGAGTTCTGCTTTCCCATTGACGGAAATTCTTTAAGTCCTCTTCCTGATCATTAACCAAATCTAAAGTCATCAGCCAGCGAGAATAAAAATTGGCCTTTTACAGGGTAAATTGACCGTGCTTGACAAACAATAAACCCAAAACCCAAAACcttaacaaaaaattgaagttaaattcttaaaaaaagaaagaaggaaagaagtCAGCTCACAATGAAGAAAAACACTAGTTTATATCACGGGCCATATAGTTTCCATAGGCaaacttctaaaaaaacaGTATAACAAGTTTCAATCGCCCGTTCGAGTACCATGATCGAATAGGAACCGAAcgataaataacaaaaatcaGAACCAGCCTTGGAGATCCAATTGCAATCGGGAatcacaaaattcaaataacatCCGAACAGAAGAATAAGGCAgatcaaactcaaacaaatcGACAAAACGAGATGGGTAAAGAACAACTCAGACAAAGGCTACCTTAACACTATCATATCCAGCAAGGTGAAGCAAAGCGTACTGCAACATGCATCCATGGCCAGCTGACAAGACGAACCGATCCCGATTAAACCAGTAAGGATTCTTGGGATTATACCTCATAACCTCGTCGTACAAAACATGGCCCATCGGAGCGCAACCCATCGGCAATCCCGGGTGACCCGAATTCGCCTTCTCCACAGCATCAATCGAGAGGAAACGGATCGTATTGACAGACTTCTCAATCAACGAAGTGTCAGTGGTTTTATCGACAGTCTCAGCGACCGAAG
This DNA window, taken from Cucumis sativus cultivar 9930 chromosome 6, Cucumber_9930_V3, whole genome shotgun sequence, encodes the following:
- the LOC101206943 gene encoding transketolase, chloroplastic, translating into MASTSSAALSQAVLPRTISHHASNPSADRVSLSTRSLPTFSGLKSTNSAAVVASSRRNRSSRSRCGVVRASVAETVDKTTDTSLIEKSVNTIRFLSIDAVEKANSGHPGLPMGCAPMGHVLYDEVMRYNPKNPYWFNRDRFVLSAGHGCMLQYALLHLAGYDSVKEEDLKNFRQWESRTPGHPENFETPGIEVTTGPLGQGVANAVGLALAEKHLAARFNKPDNEIVDHYTYVILGDGCQMEGIANEACSLAGHWGLGKLIAFYDDNHISIDGHTEIAFTENVDKRFEALGWHVIWVKNGNNGYDEIRAAIREAKAVKDKPTLIKVTTTIGYGSPNKANSYSVHGSALGAKEVDATRQNLGWPYEPFHVPEDVKKHWSRHTPQGAALEAEWNAKFAEYEKKYAEEAAELKGIISGELPAGWEKALPTYTPESPADATRNLSQQNLNALAKVLPGFLGGSADLASSNMTLLKSFGNFQKDTPEERNLRFGVREHGMGAICNGIALHSPGLIPYCATFFVFTDYMRAAIRISALSQAGVIYVMTHDSIGLGEDGPTHQPIEHLASFRAMPNILMLRPADGNETAGAYKVAVLNQKRPSILALSRQKLPNLPGTSIEGVEKGGYILSDNSSGNKPDVILIGTGSELEIAAKAAEELRKEGKAVRLVSFVSWELFNEQSDAYKESVLPAAVSARVSIEAGTTFGWEKIVGSKGKAIGIDRFGASAPAGKIYKEFGITVEAVIAAAKQVI